The following is a genomic window from Bacteroidia bacterium.
AAGCGAAGTATGGGAAGAACTGGTAAAAAGCGGGAAAATGGGATATATGGCACTCTTGCGTAACCTTCGGAATATAGCAAACCATCAGATTTCGCAGGAAGTTGTTGATATCATCGCCCGCCGGATAGCGGACCCTGAAGAAGTGGTGCGTTCCAGGCAGTTTCCTTTCCGGTTTGTAGCCGCTTACAGGGAAATAGGGGAGCTGCAATCACCACATACTGAAAAAATGCTGGAAGCGCTGGAAACAGCGGTAAAGCATTCGGCAGCAAGAATCTCAGGGTTTGATCAAAATACAAGCGTATTGGTAGCGACAGATCTTTCCGCTTCGATGATGACTCCGCTTTCCCAAAAGAGCATGATCTCTTATCAGGATGTGGGTTTGGTTTTATCCCTGCTTCTGAAATCAAAATGCAAAGAAGTCAGAATCGGCCTGTTTGGAGAGACTTATAAGGTCATTGACGAGGTCTCTGACAATATTCTCGAAGCAGTAGAGAATCTGAAGTCGATCTACGTCGGACACGCAACCAACGGGCATCTGGTGATACAGAATCTGATTGAGACCGGGATAATCGTGGACAAGATCATGATCTTCTCAGACTTACAGTTCTGGCTCACAAATTATTCAGGCAATATGGATATCTCGACGTACTGGTTTAGGTATAAAAAAATAGCTCCACACGCAAAACTCTACATGTTTGATCTGGCTGGGTATGGCACAACCCCGGTTGAAACAGGCCCGGGAAATATCACCTATCTCAGTGGCTGGTCTGACAAAATATTTGATATGCTCAGCGCCATAGAAGAAGGAAGCGATGCCATCTCTGAGATTGAGCAGGTAGAAGTATAAAAGTTATTTGAGGGGTGTAATCGTCGGGAGTGAGAACTCCCGGCATTCACACTCAAAAGAATAGAATTTCCGGTAATGCGGAAAAGATTTTTGAAATCATGGTTTAGGCACAAAACTTCGGGTGCCGTAGAAGAGAGTTACTTCATACCATACTATTAGCGAAAATAATGTACTCTCTTCGCTTGTTGCCCCGAATATTTTTTATTGGAACTGAAGCTTTACTGGTAAAGCGCCCGGTTGAACCCCGGGAGATGATGGTTCAAATCCGTCCGGTTCCACAACACTTCGGGTGCCGTAGAAAAGAGTTACTTCATATGCAAAGTGAAAATAACGCACTCTCTTCGCTTGTTGCCCCGAATATTTTTTTATTGGAACTGAAGCTTTACTGGTAAAGCGCCCGGTTGAAGCCCGGGAGATGATGGTTCAAATCCGTCCGGTTCCACAAAACAAAAAAGACTTTTTATGGAATTTTTTTTCAAAGAAAAGTCTATCTGTGATATTTTCGGAAAAAATAATTAAATGAATTTTTCAATTTTCGAATCAATTTGCCTGTATTTTTTGACCATCCAGTTGGGGAAATTCACCCGTTATGCGCCGGTATCTACCATTGGGTCTAATCAGGCAAAATCCGATAAGAAAAGGCATTTAAATTGCGTTTAATTCATAGTAACTGTGCAGATGGCAGAGCGGTCTAATGCACCTGATTGCAGATCAGTACTCCGGGGGTTCGAATCCCTCTCTGCACTCTATTTTTTGATCCGGCATCCCTTTAAGGGATTCGATACGTATAATAAGTAACTGATGGGACTACCTGTAAGAATGTTTGAAAACCTATTATCTGTATAGCGTCATGGAAAAG
Proteins encoded in this region:
- a CDS encoding TROVE domain-containing protein, which encodes MKFNNRVQNPNKTTNHEGAKAFKVNAKLELYSAVVASFLSDAFYEKDDKRLSRICKLVEILAEKDALFVAQLAVYARTSMNLRTTPLVLAVELAKYHKGDNLVRRTVRKVIQRADEITEILAYYQQTNPRTKSKKLSGLSKQLQLGIGDAFNRFNEYQFAKYNRANEVKLRDALFLTHPKAKDQAQQVLFDKIVSKTLDVPYTWETALSMAGQQEGLDKSEVWEELVKSGKMGYMALLRNLRNIANHQISQEVVDIIARRIADPEEVVRSRQFPFRFVAAYREIGELQSPHTEKMLEALETAVKHSAARISGFDQNTSVLVATDLSASMMTPLSQKSMISYQDVGLVLSLLLKSKCKEVRIGLFGETYKVIDEVSDNILEAVENLKSIYVGHATNGHLVIQNLIETGIIVDKIMIFSDLQFWLTNYSGNMDISTYWFRYKKIAPHAKLYMFDLAGYGTTPVETGPGNITYLSGWSDKIFDMLSAIEEGSDAISEIEQVEV